A genomic segment from Branchiostoma floridae strain S238N-H82 chromosome 7, Bfl_VNyyK, whole genome shotgun sequence encodes:
- the LOC118419456 gene encoding brain tumor protein-like isoform X1 translates to MHTGAKNLETELKVLDQQEEDVREKVTDSFRKLKELVDKREGEVLEELERVGRERKGAMFLAHAEITQGMKKLEGFCQFTDTLVSQASPAYGLTHYNLVAHQYQNLRDTNPSSEHMQADLKLNWNQDEITAALGRITIVDTHKPTEMPTVPEHWWNGSNNLDVNGSESKDDDRRHSWSGVVKAGLAHDTQASPTAVNNLNTPDTDSGASSGDDNIDSPAQVVRGAHHDKLQKEKDKKKPPEKPQSPRKVSALQKFGTPGGGAGQFLFPHSICAGHNGLLYISDGQNHRIQVFDRQGKSLFTFGKKGKGRGMFIQPTYLAVSPDDHLFVRDKGSKRVQEFSNKGQFINQFFMDNLHEARGMACDSRGRILIVDKGDNGYHQGVAFYSSSGALLKKVSCPNIPKMTVYANPVGTNSDNEIFVCDHVGHCLRVYNEHGRYVRQVGGEANIDVLMGVLIDRDDNIIVLNGITTVTGHNCIDELVRFRKDGSLLDKIALCPSKQSINTLNLLDGQYPVGISNSKNWCLLYDRI, encoded by the exons ATGCACACCGGTGCCAAGAATCTCGAGACGGAATTAAAAGTCCTGGACCAGCAAGAAGAAGACGTGCGAGAGAAGGTGACGGACTCCTTCCGTAAACTCAAGGAGCTGGTGGATAAACGTGAAGGAGAGGTGTTGGAGGAGCTGGAGAGGGTGGGCAGGGAGAGGAAGGGCGCAATGTTTCTGGCCCATGCAGAGATAACACAAGGCATGAAGAAACTGGAGGGGTTCTGCCAGTTCACGGACACGCTCGTGAGTCAGGCCAGCCCAGCGTACGGCCTGACTCACTACAACCTGGTCGCACATCAGTATCAGAACCTCCGCGACACCAACCCTTCGTCCGAGCACATGCAGGCCGACCTGAAGCTGAACTGGAACCAAGATGAGATCACAGCTGCTCTTGGTAGAATCACTATCGTGGACACACACAAGCCGACGGAGATGCCGACCGTACCAGAACACTGGTGGAATGGCAGTAACAACCTGGATGTCAACGGCAGCGAGAGTAAGGATGACGACAGGCGTCACAGCTGGAGCGGAGTGGTGAAGGCAGGACTGGCCCATGACACACAGGCGTCCCCGACTGCTGTGAACAACCTGAACACCCCCGACACTGATAGTGGGGCAAGCAGTGGAGACGACAACATTGACTCACCAGCACAGGTGGTACGAGGCGCACATCATGACAAGCTACAGAAGGAAAAG GATAAGAAGAAGCCCCCAGAGAAGCCCCAGTCCCCCCGTAAGGTGTCAGCGCTGCAGAAGTTTGGCACCCCCGGAGGCGGGGCAGGGCAGTTTCTCTTCCCACACTCGATCTGTGCCGGACACAATGGACTGCTGTACATCAGCGATGGGCAGAACCACAGGATACAAGTGTTTGACAG GCAGGGTAAGTCCCTGTTCACATTTGGAAAGAAAGGTAAAGGCCGTGGCATGTTCATCCAGCCGACCTACCTCGCTGTGTCTCCTGACGATCACCTGTTCGTTAGGGACAAGGGCTCCAAACGGGTGCAGGAGTTCAGCAACaagggacagttcattaaccagtTCTTCATGGATAATCTACATGAGGCGAGGG GAATGGCTTGTGACAGCCGGGGCCGGATCCTGATCGTGGATAAGGGTGATAACGGGTACCACCAGGGCGTGGCGTTCTACAGCTCGTCCGGCGCACTGCTGAAGAAAGTCTCCTGCCCGAACATCCCCAAGATGACCGTGTACGCCAACCCGGTGGGCACCAACTCCGACAATGAAATCTTCGTCTGCGACCACGTGGGGCACTGCCTGCGCGTGTACAACGAGCACGGGCGCTACGTGCGCCAAGTGGGCGGCGAGGCCAACATCGACGTGCTGATGGGCGTGCTGATCGACCGCGACGACAACATCATCGTGCTGAACGGCATCACCACGGTAACGGGACACAACTGCATCGACGAGCTGGTGAGGTTCCGTAAGGATGGCTCGCTGCTGGATAAGATCGCCCTGTGCCCCTCCAAACAGTCCATCAACACACTTAACCTGTTGGATGGGCAGTATCCTGTTGGCATCTCTAACTCCAAAAACTGGTGTCTGTTGTATGATCGTATCTAA
- the LOC118419456 gene encoding B-box type zinc finger protein ncl-1-like isoform X2, with product MHTGAKNLETELKVLDQQEEDVREKVTDSFRKLKELVDKREGEVLEELERVGRERKGAMFLAHAEITQGMKKLEGFCQFTDTLVSQASPAYGLTHYNLVAHQYQNLRDTNPSSEHMQADLKLNWNQDEITAALGRITIVDTHKPTEMPTVPEHWWNGSNNLDVNGSESKDDDRRHSWSGVVKAGLAHDTQASPTAVNNLNTPDTDSGASSGDDNIDSPAQDKKKPPEKPQSPRKVSALQKFGTPGGGAGQFLFPHSICAGHNGLLYISDGQNHRIQVFDRQGKSLFTFGKKGKGRGMFIQPTYLAVSPDDHLFVRDKGSKRVQEFSNKGQFINQFFMDNLHEARGMACDSRGRILIVDKGDNGYHQGVAFYSSSGALLKKVSCPNIPKMTVYANPVGTNSDNEIFVCDHVGHCLRVYNEHGRYVRQVGGEANIDVLMGVLIDRDDNIIVLNGITTVTGHNCIDELVRFRKDGSLLDKIALCPSKQSINTLNLLDGQYPVGISNSKNWCLLYDRI from the exons ATGCACACCGGTGCCAAGAATCTCGAGACGGAATTAAAAGTCCTGGACCAGCAAGAAGAAGACGTGCGAGAGAAGGTGACGGACTCCTTCCGTAAACTCAAGGAGCTGGTGGATAAACGTGAAGGAGAGGTGTTGGAGGAGCTGGAGAGGGTGGGCAGGGAGAGGAAGGGCGCAATGTTTCTGGCCCATGCAGAGATAACACAAGGCATGAAGAAACTGGAGGGGTTCTGCCAGTTCACGGACACGCTCGTGAGTCAGGCCAGCCCAGCGTACGGCCTGACTCACTACAACCTGGTCGCACATCAGTATCAGAACCTCCGCGACACCAACCCTTCGTCCGAGCACATGCAGGCCGACCTGAAGCTGAACTGGAACCAAGATGAGATCACAGCTGCTCTTGGTAGAATCACTATCGTGGACACACACAAGCCGACGGAGATGCCGACCGTACCAGAACACTGGTGGAATGGCAGTAACAACCTGGATGTCAACGGCAGCGAGAGTAAGGATGACGACAGGCGTCACAGCTGGAGCGGAGTGGTGAAGGCAGGACTGGCCCATGACACACAGGCGTCCCCGACTGCTGTGAACAACCTGAACACCCCCGACACTGATAGTGGGGCAAGCAGTGGAGACGACAACATTGACTCACCAGCACAG GATAAGAAGAAGCCCCCAGAGAAGCCCCAGTCCCCCCGTAAGGTGTCAGCGCTGCAGAAGTTTGGCACCCCCGGAGGCGGGGCAGGGCAGTTTCTCTTCCCACACTCGATCTGTGCCGGACACAATGGACTGCTGTACATCAGCGATGGGCAGAACCACAGGATACAAGTGTTTGACAG GCAGGGTAAGTCCCTGTTCACATTTGGAAAGAAAGGTAAAGGCCGTGGCATGTTCATCCAGCCGACCTACCTCGCTGTGTCTCCTGACGATCACCTGTTCGTTAGGGACAAGGGCTCCAAACGGGTGCAGGAGTTCAGCAACaagggacagttcattaaccagtTCTTCATGGATAATCTACATGAGGCGAGGG GAATGGCTTGTGACAGCCGGGGCCGGATCCTGATCGTGGATAAGGGTGATAACGGGTACCACCAGGGCGTGGCGTTCTACAGCTCGTCCGGCGCACTGCTGAAGAAAGTCTCCTGCCCGAACATCCCCAAGATGACCGTGTACGCCAACCCGGTGGGCACCAACTCCGACAATGAAATCTTCGTCTGCGACCACGTGGGGCACTGCCTGCGCGTGTACAACGAGCACGGGCGCTACGTGCGCCAAGTGGGCGGCGAGGCCAACATCGACGTGCTGATGGGCGTGCTGATCGACCGCGACGACAACATCATCGTGCTGAACGGCATCACCACGGTAACGGGACACAACTGCATCGACGAGCTGGTGAGGTTCCGTAAGGATGGCTCGCTGCTGGATAAGATCGCCCTGTGCCCCTCCAAACAGTCCATCAACACACTTAACCTGTTGGATGGGCAGTATCCTGTTGGCATCTCTAACTCCAAAAACTGGTGTCTGTTGTATGATCGTATCTAA
- the LOC118419744 gene encoding solute carrier family 35 member G2-like, with protein MARPEWSDWDNNDKEVLGHIAMTQDNEDNQSLQWLFSRLQGNPTVDGEFDEEEREKLQLEQLKEEPKNLLLAGEGLFLALLSGVSLSSSSILARLAANSGVPDMQVVFFNELAAFILFVPLVLACRGPLLGENWKHTGLLFLAGVGRTFVTIWFYVSVFYIPPGNSFAIQRGATPLFAALMALAFLGEKPGCASSIGIILNLIGVVLLTQGPNYGWEELDKTLGITPGEEPHVSPVLIGNALAIVSALGLAAVNVVSRGQLASTPLLTVLFWMESLGVAITLPLMYVFPKKPVWDLEGNVYGYLTGAGFIYTVGIACLYRSLKLEKTATVALLRNGNVVLAYLMQVFILHITPAGMEIAGAVLVLISTAIATMVTWLQNWRERSEEVRQRLEAELADRKRSLGNGSSRKSRTSRGSNPNSSNVVENDEQRDLLIEK; from the exons ATGGCGAGACCGGAGTGGAGTGATTGGGACAATAATGACAAGGAGGTTTTGGGTCATATAGCTATGACTCAAGACAACGAGGACAACCAGAGTCTCCAGTGGTTATTCTCACGTCTTCAGGGAAACCCCACAGTCGACGGAGAATTTGATGAGGAAGAGAGGGAAAAACTTCAACTGGAACAGCTGAAAGAAGAGCCCAAGAACTTGCTGTTAGCAGGAGAGGGGCTGTTTTTAGCCCTGCTGTCCGGAGTGAGTTTGTCGAGTTCGTCCATTTTGGCCCGACTGGCGGCCAACTCAGGAGTGCCTGACATGCAGGTGGTGTTCTTTAACGAACTGGCGGCGTTTATACTGTTTGTCCCACTGGTGTTGGCGTGCAGAGGACCCCTTCTGGGAGAGAACTGGAAGCATACGGGCCTACTTTTTCTCGCAG GTGTCGGTCGCACGTTCGTGACGATATGGTTCTACGTGTCGGTGTTCTACATCCCTCCCGGCAATAGTTTCGCCATCCAGCGGGGCGCCACACCGCTGTTCGCCGCTCTCATGGCGCTTGCCTTCCTCGGGGAGAAGCCCGGATGCGCCAGCTCCATCGGCATCATCCTCAACCTCATCGGCGTCGTCTTACTCACACAGGGGCCCAATTACGGCTGGGAGGAGCTGGACAAGACGCTCGGCATCACTCCGGGGGAAGAACCGCACGTCTCGCCTGTTCTCATCGGGAACGCGCTGGCCATCGTATCGGCGCTGGGACTCGCGGCGGTTAACGTGGTGAGCCGGGGACAACTCGCCAGCACTCCCCTATTAACCGTGCTGTTCTGGATGGAGTCGCTGGGAGTCGCCATCACGTTACCGCTCATGTACGTGTTTCCTAAGAAACCCGTGTGGGACCTGGAGGGAAATGTGTACGGCTACCTCACCGGGGCCGGGTTCATCTACACGGTCGGCATCGCGTGTCTGTACCGTAGTCTGAAGCTAGAGAAAACCGCGACTGTGGCCCTCCTGCGCAACGGGAACGTCGTGTTGGCGTATCTGATGCAGGTTTTCATTCTGCATATCACACCGGCGGGAATGGAGATAGCCGGGGCGGTGTTGGTGCTGATCAGCACGGCCATAGCCACCATGGTCACGTGGCTGCAGAACTGGCGGGAACGCTCGGAGGAGGTGCGGCAGAGACTGGAGGCCGAGCTGGCCGACAGGAAGAGATCACTGGGGAACGGGAGTTCCCGAAAGAGCCGGACTTCCAGAGGCAGCAACCCGAACAGCAGTAACGTTGTAGAAAATGACGAACAAAGGGATTTGCTCATAGAAAAGTAG
- the LOC118419745 gene encoding glutaredoxin domain-containing cysteine-rich protein 1-like isoform X2, with product MNKLRFKWGGNGSEKKDKEPKNYVNGGDHYSLQPDTGEYCQDPAVQTNGDVPGEHPGNSRVQFSPGAASPAGWTYYVTQTSQEEGEEDENRRLRYVGKRDYSGGVEDTEIVSRNGTVRGVKNRVRAGLAHFTSLTQGAQKSYSHERGRIIVYTTSMQVVRDTAEKCQKIRRILESHRVRFEERDVVMNLELQRELRARLGQTEEALTLPQVFIDGQPIGGAERLDQLNEAGELRKLLSRFEKITVRSLCARCGGYRYIPCTVCNGSRKSVHRNNFTDMFRQLNCTACNENGLQRCPVCDEDMEEEHVSYI from the exons atGAACAAGCTACGGTTTAAATGGGGCGGCAACGGGTCCGAGAAGAAAGACAAGGAGCCCAAAAATTACGTGAACGGCGGGGACCACTACAGCCTGCAGCCGGACACGGGGGAGTACTGCCAGGACCCGGCGGTACAGACTAACGGGGACGTGCCGGGGGAGCATCCCGGCAACTCCCGGGTACAATTCTCACCTGGCGCCGCCTCACCTGCGGGCTGGACCTACTACGTCACGCAGACGTCGCAggaggaaggagaagaagacgAGAACAGACGCTTACGTTATGTGGGGAAGAGGGACTATTCTGGCGGCGTGGAGGACACGGAGATCGTCAGCAGAAACGGGACTGTGCGAGGGGTGAAGAACAGGGTCCGGGCGGGGCTGGCGCACTTCACCTCTCTCACACAAGGAGCGCAG AAGTCCTACAGTCACGAGAGGGGGAGGATCATTGTTTACACCACCAGCATGCAAGTCGTCAGGGACACCGCCGAGAAGTGCCAAAAGATCAGGAGAATACTGGAAAGTCACAGAGTTCGCTTTGAGGAAAGAGACGTTGTAATGAACTTGGAACTGCAGAGAGAACTGAGGGCGAGGCTCGGACAGACAGAGGAGGCGCTAACCTTACCACAAGTGTTCATAGATGGGCAACCGATAGGG GGGGCAGAGAGATTAGACCAACTTAACGAGGCAGGGGAACTCAGGAAACTGTTGAGCCGGTTCGAA AAAATCACGGTGCGGTCCCTGTGCGCACGGTGCGGCGGGTACAGGTACATCCCCTGCACGGTGTGTAACGGCAGCAGGAAGTCCGTGCACAGGAACAACTTCACGGACATGTTCCGCCAGCTCAACTGTACCGCCTGTAACGAGAACGGTCTGCAAAGGTGCCCCGTGTGTGACGAGGACATGGAGGAGGAGCACGTCAGTTATATATGA
- the LOC118419745 gene encoding glutaredoxin domain-containing cysteine-rich protein 1-like isoform X1, with amino-acid sequence MNKLRFKWGGNGSEKKDKEPKNYVNGGDHYSLQPDTGEYCQDPAVQTNGDVPGEHPGNSRVQFSPGAASPAGWTYYVTQTSQEEGEEDENRRLRYVGKRDYSGGVEDTEIVSRNGTVRGVKNRVRAGLAHFTSLTQGAQTPTSHLQKSYSHERGRIIVYTTSMQVVRDTAEKCQKIRRILESHRVRFEERDVVMNLELQRELRARLGQTEEALTLPQVFIDGQPIGGAERLDQLNEAGELRKLLSRFEKITVRSLCARCGGYRYIPCTVCNGSRKSVHRNNFTDMFRQLNCTACNENGLQRCPVCDEDMEEEHVSYI; translated from the exons atGAACAAGCTACGGTTTAAATGGGGCGGCAACGGGTCCGAGAAGAAAGACAAGGAGCCCAAAAATTACGTGAACGGCGGGGACCACTACAGCCTGCAGCCGGACACGGGGGAGTACTGCCAGGACCCGGCGGTACAGACTAACGGGGACGTGCCGGGGGAGCATCCCGGCAACTCCCGGGTACAATTCTCACCTGGCGCCGCCTCACCTGCGGGCTGGACCTACTACGTCACGCAGACGTCGCAggaggaaggagaagaagacgAGAACAGACGCTTACGTTATGTGGGGAAGAGGGACTATTCTGGCGGCGTGGAGGACACGGAGATCGTCAGCAGAAACGGGACTGTGCGAGGGGTGAAGAACAGGGTCCGGGCGGGGCTGGCGCACTTCACCTCTCTCACACAAGGAGCGCAG ACTCCCACGTCTCACTTGCAGAAGTCCTACAGTCACGAGAGGGGGAGGATCATTGTTTACACCACCAGCATGCAAGTCGTCAGGGACACCGCCGAGAAGTGCCAAAAGATCAGGAGAATACTGGAAAGTCACAGAGTTCGCTTTGAGGAAAGAGACGTTGTAATGAACTTGGAACTGCAGAGAGAACTGAGGGCGAGGCTCGGACAGACAGAGGAGGCGCTAACCTTACCACAAGTGTTCATAGATGGGCAACCGATAGGG GGGGCAGAGAGATTAGACCAACTTAACGAGGCAGGGGAACTCAGGAAACTGTTGAGCCGGTTCGAA AAAATCACGGTGCGGTCCCTGTGCGCACGGTGCGGCGGGTACAGGTACATCCCCTGCACGGTGTGTAACGGCAGCAGGAAGTCCGTGCACAGGAACAACTTCACGGACATGTTCCGCCAGCTCAACTGTACCGCCTGTAACGAGAACGGTCTGCAAAGGTGCCCCGTGTGTGACGAGGACATGGAGGAGGAGCACGTCAGTTATATATGA